A single region of the Arthrobacter sp. zg-Y20 genome encodes:
- a CDS encoding sulfite exporter TauE/SafE family protein, whose product MFVLGAAVAVVVGTVVGLVGAGGAIIAVPALVYLVGLPPDDAVPTSLIVVGLSSLAGLLPRLHTGINWILVAVLGIAGFPASWAGAALSERLDPDALMLLFAALMVVAGIRMLLAGRRIPGARPAAIPVRGPLLRGVAVGLAVGFLTGLLGVGGGFLLIPALPMFLGVPLQQAVGTSLAVITINSASGFSAHLAGLGMDWTLTLAFAAVAVAASLAAARLSRRLDDRLVSRIFALLVLLVAAWVTVQSLPAVVGQAAPPEAGAYEGQVRLAAPAEFTANVYAFVQGACAAR is encoded by the coding sequence ATGTTCGTGCTGGGAGCGGCGGTCGCCGTCGTGGTGGGAACCGTGGTGGGCCTGGTCGGTGCCGGCGGGGCCATCATCGCTGTTCCGGCACTGGTCTATCTGGTGGGCCTGCCGCCCGACGACGCCGTGCCCACCTCCCTGATTGTGGTGGGCCTGTCCTCGCTGGCCGGGCTGCTGCCGCGTCTGCACACCGGGATCAACTGGATCCTGGTGGCCGTACTCGGCATTGCAGGTTTTCCGGCGTCCTGGGCCGGTGCTGCGTTGAGCGAACGGCTGGACCCCGATGCGCTGATGCTGCTGTTTGCGGCCCTCATGGTGGTGGCGGGGATCAGGATGCTGCTGGCCGGGCGGAGGATTCCCGGTGCCCGGCCAGCCGCCATACCGGTCCGGGGTCCGCTGCTCCGCGGAGTGGCAGTGGGGCTGGCCGTCGGCTTCCTCACCGGCCTGCTCGGGGTAGGCGGCGGGTTCCTGCTCATTCCGGCGCTGCCCATGTTCTTGGGGGTTCCGCTGCAGCAGGCCGTGGGAACGTCGCTGGCGGTAATCACCATTAATTCCGCCTCGGGGTTTTCCGCGCATCTGGCCGGCCTGGGCATGGACTGGACGCTGACCCTGGCCTTCGCGGCAGTGGCGGTGGCAGCCTCACTGGCAGCAGCACGGCTGTCCCGCCGGCTGGATGACCGGTTGGTGAGCAGGATCTTCGCCCTGCTGGTCTTGCTCGTTGCCGCCTGGGTGACGGTCCAGAGCTTGCCCGCCGTCGTCGGGCAGGCTGCCCCGCCGGAGGCCGGAGCCTACGAAGGCCAGGTCCGGCTGGCGGCGCCGGCGGAGTTCACGGCCAATGTTTACGCCTTTGTTCAGGGCGCGTGTGCAGCCCGGTAA
- a CDS encoding DUF2252 domain-containing protein, which produces MESTQTQRPTVAERAAAGKDHRRTVPVSTHQGWGPASGRPDPVALIEAQNRTRDPDLVPVRHGRMLASPFTFYRGAAKVMAADLKDMPRAGLTVQLCGDAHLSNFGVFASPERALVFDLNDFDETLPGPFEYDVLRMAASFTIAAQNNGFSAEDARTVTRAAVRSYREAMRDFAQMDTMDIWYAHLAEKDILETIRQAAGAGKGKAHKKAAKHARKTAEETIRKARSRDSLQAQSKLAEEVDGTYRILSQPPVVVPLRELEVSWGLTAEEMETAIRDQLRSYRASLQEDRRRLLERFEVVDVARKAVGVGSVGTRGFIVLLQGRDSGDPLFLQVKEATRSVLEDHLPKSKYRQPGARVVQGQRMMQAASDIFLGWTRGVQDNRYLYWRQLRDMKGSIVVEAMKPFGMELYARTCGWTLARAHARSGDPIAIAAYLGKSEKFDDAVTDFCARYAAQNEQDYSAFASAVQSGRLRAVEGV; this is translated from the coding sequence ATGGAAAGCACCCAAACCCAGCGTCCAACCGTCGCGGAACGTGCGGCAGCAGGCAAGGACCACCGAAGGACGGTCCCCGTCTCAACGCATCAGGGGTGGGGTCCCGCTTCCGGCCGCCCGGACCCCGTGGCGCTCATCGAAGCACAAAACCGCACCCGTGACCCCGATCTGGTGCCGGTGCGGCACGGCCGGATGCTTGCCTCGCCGTTCACCTTCTACCGCGGCGCGGCCAAGGTCATGGCCGCCGATCTCAAGGACATGCCGCGGGCGGGCCTGACGGTCCAGTTGTGCGGGGACGCGCACCTGTCCAACTTCGGGGTCTTCGCCTCCCCCGAGCGGGCGTTGGTGTTCGACCTGAACGACTTCGACGAGACACTTCCGGGGCCGTTCGAGTATGACGTCCTGCGGATGGCCGCGAGTTTCACCATCGCAGCCCAAAACAACGGGTTCTCCGCAGAAGACGCCCGCACGGTGACCCGTGCAGCGGTCCGGTCCTACCGGGAAGCAATGCGGGACTTCGCCCAAATGGACACGATGGATATCTGGTACGCGCATCTTGCTGAAAAGGACATTTTGGAAACGATCCGGCAGGCGGCGGGTGCCGGCAAGGGCAAGGCGCATAAGAAGGCCGCCAAACACGCCCGAAAAACGGCGGAAGAGACCATTCGGAAGGCCCGGTCCCGGGACAGCCTGCAGGCACAGTCGAAGCTGGCTGAAGAGGTGGACGGGACGTACCGGATTCTCAGCCAGCCGCCGGTTGTCGTTCCCCTTCGGGAGCTCGAAGTTTCCTGGGGTTTGACTGCGGAGGAAATGGAAACCGCCATCCGGGACCAGCTGCGGTCCTACCGGGCGAGTTTGCAGGAGGATCGGCGCCGGCTCCTCGAGCGCTTCGAGGTGGTCGACGTCGCCCGCAAGGCAGTGGGGGTGGGCAGCGTGGGCACGCGGGGCTTCATCGTGTTGCTGCAGGGCCGCGATTCGGGTGATCCACTGTTTCTCCAGGTCAAGGAAGCCACCCGGTCCGTTCTGGAAGACCATCTGCCCAAAAGCAAGTACCGGCAGCCCGGTGCCCGGGTGGTGCAGGGCCAGCGCATGATGCAGGCGGCCAGCGATATTTTCCTGGGCTGGACCCGGGGCGTGCAGGACAACCGCTACCTCTACTGGCGCCAGTTGAGGGATATGAAGGGTTCGATAGTTGTCGAGGCGATGAAGCCTTTCGGCATGGAGCTTTACGCCCGCACCTGCGGCTGGACCCTGGCCCGGGCGCATGCCAGGTCCGGGGATCCCATCGCGATTGCCGCTTACCTGGGCAAAAGCGAAAAGTTCGACGACGCCGTCACCGATTTCTGCGCACGGTACGCCGCCCAAAATGAACAGGACTACTCCGCCTTCGCCTCCGCCGTGCAATCCGGGCGGCTCCGAGCGGTGGAAGGGGTCTAG
- a CDS encoding GNAT family protein, whose amino-acid sequence MNNISDLQNWSAALLAGERVRFRELREPDLPHLAEWWNDPSQSVLQQNRVAARPEESAAAMFRTWSKNDSPSGFGYSIVNPAERLVGHLSVWGISVPERIATMAIIIGPEFQNQGMGREAMQLGLRIVFEEMGAHKAELQTWSYNERALHLYTSLGFVEEGRRRAAVFHRGAFHDQVLLGMLEQEYRASAAG is encoded by the coding sequence GTGAACAACATCAGTGATCTGCAGAACTGGTCCGCCGCACTGCTCGCCGGCGAACGGGTCCGCTTCCGCGAGCTGCGCGAGCCGGACCTGCCGCACCTGGCCGAGTGGTGGAATGACCCCTCCCAGTCCGTCCTGCAGCAGAACCGGGTGGCCGCACGGCCGGAGGAGTCGGCGGCGGCCATGTTCCGGACCTGGAGCAAAAACGATTCACCCTCGGGATTCGGCTACAGCATCGTGAACCCCGCCGAACGGCTGGTGGGGCACCTCAGCGTCTGGGGCATCTCCGTTCCCGAGCGGATTGCCACCATGGCGATCATCATCGGTCCGGAATTCCAGAACCAGGGGATGGGCCGGGAAGCGATGCAGCTGGGCCTAAGGATTGTGTTCGAGGAAATGGGAGCGCATAAGGCGGAACTGCAGACCTGGTCCTATAACGAGCGGGCGCTGCACCTCTACACATCACTGGGGTTTGTCGAAGAAGGCCGCCGCCGTGCTGCCGTGTTCCACCGCGGAGCGTTCCACGACCAGGTGCTGCTGGGCATGCTGGAGCAGGAATACCGGGCATCCGCCGCCGGGTAG
- a CDS encoding alpha/beta hydrolase: MIAHEVGQGRPLVLVHGFELDHRSMLPLEASLAGSSWRRIYLDLPWTEQAVPGSAASAQDVADGVVNELRHRLGEEPFAIIGHSFGGMIARHVAHTMRSQVLGLATLGAVFTADHSKRVLPERAVIRADVPEHAVDDDFRDVAVTQTPGTLAAFNEFVLPGLRGTNQQMTERIAADYALRREPEAAYPEPFEAPSLHIFGRQDHVTGYEDGLALRDHYVRGTFAVLDAAGHHVYMERPAVVAALVDDWLASIPAPSPALLR; encoded by the coding sequence GTGATAGCACATGAGGTTGGACAGGGCAGGCCGCTGGTACTAGTACACGGGTTCGAGCTGGACCACCGCAGCATGCTGCCCCTCGAAGCCTCGCTGGCCGGCAGCTCGTGGCGGCGTATCTACCTAGACCTGCCGTGGACCGAACAGGCGGTTCCGGGATCTGCCGCCAGTGCCCAGGACGTGGCCGACGGCGTCGTAAATGAACTTCGGCACCGCCTGGGAGAGGAGCCGTTCGCGATCATCGGGCATTCATTCGGCGGCATGATCGCCCGCCATGTGGCGCACACGATGCGCAGCCAGGTGCTCGGGCTGGCCACCCTCGGGGCGGTGTTCACAGCCGATCACAGCAAGCGGGTGCTCCCGGAACGCGCCGTTATCCGTGCAGATGTTCCGGAGCATGCAGTCGACGACGATTTCCGGGACGTAGCGGTGACCCAGACTCCGGGCACCCTTGCCGCCTTCAACGAGTTTGTCCTTCCCGGCCTTCGCGGCACGAATCAGCAGATGACGGAGCGGATTGCCGCGGACTACGCGCTGCGCCGGGAACCGGAGGCTGCGTATCCGGAACCGTTCGAGGCGCCGTCGCTGCATATCTTCGGGCGGCAGGACCACGTGACCGGGTATGAGGACGGTCTGGCGCTGCGGGACCACTATGTGCGCGGCACGTTCGCAGTGCTCGACGCCGCGGGGCATCACGTGTACATGGAGCGTCCCGCAGTGGTTGCGGCGCTCGTGGACGACTGGCTGGCCAGCATCCCTGCGCCGTCGCCCGCTCTCCTCCGCTAG
- a CDS encoding NmrA/HSCARG family protein yields the protein MSTDNSELYGVFAATGKQGSATAQALLEQGVRVRALVRRPESEQAGDLAARGAEVVLADLDRPETLGPAMDGLDALWFMTTMNTPDGPAGEAPMAKALGDAAVEAGVGRLVFSSVDGAERNSGVPHFDSKYDAEQYLQGLPIGLTVVRPVFFMENLPYLAAVEDAETVLRMPLPDGIPLQMVAVRDVGRVAAAALLDPADIPGGAVGVAGDELTGTEIASVLGAAAGMPGRYEALPLETLAGQADSQAMFRWFGQLPAYQGDFEATNTLARGALDLDSWLVSNAVRP from the coding sequence ATGTCCACTGACAATTCTGAGCTGTACGGCGTTTTCGCCGCCACCGGCAAGCAGGGGTCCGCCACTGCGCAGGCCCTGTTGGAGCAGGGTGTCCGGGTGCGGGCCCTGGTGCGGCGGCCGGAGTCTGAACAGGCCGGGGACCTGGCGGCCCGCGGCGCCGAAGTGGTCCTCGCGGACCTCGACCGGCCGGAGACACTCGGCCCGGCGATGGACGGGCTGGACGCGCTCTGGTTCATGACCACCATGAATACCCCGGACGGTCCGGCCGGGGAAGCGCCCATGGCCAAGGCGCTCGGCGACGCCGCGGTGGAGGCCGGCGTCGGGCGCCTGGTCTTCAGTTCGGTGGACGGTGCCGAGCGGAACAGCGGTGTCCCGCATTTCGACAGCAAATACGACGCCGAGCAGTACCTGCAAGGGCTGCCGATTGGCCTCACTGTGGTCCGGCCGGTCTTTTTTATGGAGAACCTGCCCTACCTCGCTGCCGTCGAGGACGCCGAAACCGTCCTGCGGATGCCGTTGCCGGACGGGATCCCGCTGCAGATGGTGGCGGTACGCGACGTCGGCCGGGTTGCGGCGGCGGCACTGCTGGATCCGGCGGACATTCCCGGCGGTGCGGTGGGGGTTGCCGGAGATGAACTGACCGGCACCGAAATCGCCAGCGTCCTGGGTGCCGCTGCCGGAATGCCCGGCCGTTATGAGGCCCTGCCATTGGAAACCCTGGCGGGACAAGCAGACTCGCAGGCAATGTTCCGCTGGTTCGGGCAGCTGCCGGCCTACCAGGGGGACTTCGAAGCCACCAACACCCTTGCCCGCGGTGCCCTGGACCTGGACAGCTGGCTGGTGTCCAACGCGGTGCGTCCCTAG
- the ppk2 gene encoding polyphosphate kinase 2 has protein sequence MGAAEGNGQRVAVTEDYAQELDELQELNSKAKKLKIKVDENAWRQNYPYDTKLSRRTYDRQKRLLQIELLKMQLWVKESGQKMLLIFEGRDAAGKGGAIKRFNEHMNPRGARVVALEKPTSEEVTQWYFQRYVRTLPSGGEIVMMDRSWYNRAGVERVMGYCTPAQYLEFMREVPELERMLVNSGTLVHKLWFSVGRAEQVARFAARETDPVKQWKLSPTDLASLDKWDAYTQAKEAMFFYTDTGDAPWTVIKSNDKKRARLEAMRHVLNTVDYPNKDKTVAHAPDALIVGRASSHFEEDEEPHGSFPVVRPQGNAAAGA, from the coding sequence TTGGGCGCGGCCGAGGGCAACGGCCAGCGGGTGGCCGTCACGGAGGACTACGCCCAGGAACTGGACGAGCTCCAGGAGCTGAACAGCAAGGCCAAGAAGCTCAAGATCAAGGTTGATGAGAACGCCTGGCGGCAGAACTACCCCTACGACACCAAGCTCAGCCGGCGGACCTATGACCGGCAGAAGCGGCTGCTGCAGATAGAGCTTTTGAAAATGCAGCTTTGGGTCAAAGAGAGCGGGCAGAAAATGCTCCTCATCTTTGAAGGGCGCGACGCCGCCGGGAAGGGCGGCGCGATCAAACGGTTCAATGAACACATGAATCCCCGCGGCGCCCGCGTGGTGGCCCTGGAAAAGCCCACTTCCGAAGAAGTCACCCAGTGGTACTTCCAGCGGTATGTCCGCACCCTGCCCAGCGGCGGGGAGATAGTGATGATGGACCGCTCCTGGTACAACCGCGCCGGGGTGGAACGCGTGATGGGTTACTGCACGCCGGCGCAGTATCTGGAGTTCATGCGCGAAGTCCCCGAACTGGAACGCATGCTGGTCAATTCCGGCACACTGGTGCACAAACTGTGGTTTTCGGTGGGCCGGGCCGAGCAGGTTGCCCGGTTCGCTGCCCGGGAAACCGACCCGGTGAAACAGTGGAAGCTCTCCCCCACCGACCTGGCGAGCCTGGACAAGTGGGACGCCTACACGCAGGCCAAGGAAGCCATGTTCTTTTACACCGACACCGGAGACGCCCCGTGGACGGTGATCAAGTCGAATGACAAAAAGCGTGCCCGGCTGGAGGCCATGCGCCATGTGCTGAACACGGTGGATTATCCGAACAAGGACAAGACCGTGGCGCATGCTCCGGATGCGCTCATAGTGGGTCGCGCCTCCAGCCACTTCGAGGAGGACGAGGAGCCGCACGGCAGCTTCCCGGTGGTCCGGCCGCAGGGCAACGCTGCAGCCGGAGCCTGA
- a CDS encoding DUF1524 domain-containing protein, translating into MTSLRTKVLSLLALPAVLLGAAGCTPAADAGPGASPSAATATATDTASGVPAPAEPAAPPAASDSVVAAGTALEQLAGIPIKGRAPKTGYDREQFGPAWADVDHNGCDTRNDILARDLVDVVYRDGTQECVVASGTFQDPYTGATISFVRGNTTSTAVQIDHVVALSDAWQKGAQQLSAEERRMLANDPLNLMAADGPANGAKSDGDAATWLPANNAFRCEYVARQTAVKAEYRLWMTQAEHDAIATVLSGCPEEPVPVRAGTAAVSTGAGAGSAADEAAAPAAPAPAAPAAGPGTGYANCAAVRAAGAAPIRVGEAGWDPKFDRDGDGVGCES; encoded by the coding sequence ATGACTTCACTACGCACCAAAGTCCTGTCCCTTCTTGCCCTGCCCGCGGTCCTGCTCGGCGCCGCCGGCTGCACCCCAGCCGCGGATGCCGGTCCAGGTGCCTCGCCTTCGGCAGCAACTGCCACGGCCACTGACACCGCTTCCGGCGTCCCGGCCCCTGCGGAGCCCGCCGCGCCGCCCGCCGCGTCCGATTCCGTGGTTGCCGCCGGAACAGCGCTGGAACAGCTCGCCGGAATCCCCATCAAGGGCCGCGCCCCGAAGACCGGGTATGACCGCGAGCAGTTCGGCCCGGCCTGGGCAGACGTGGACCACAACGGCTGCGATACCCGCAACGACATCCTTGCCCGCGACCTGGTGGACGTGGTTTACAGGGACGGTACGCAGGAATGCGTGGTCGCCTCGGGCACGTTCCAGGATCCGTACACCGGCGCCACCATCAGCTTTGTCCGAGGCAACACCACCAGCACCGCGGTGCAGATTGACCATGTGGTGGCGTTGTCCGATGCCTGGCAGAAGGGTGCCCAGCAGCTTTCCGCCGAGGAACGCCGAATGCTGGCCAATGATCCGCTGAACCTGATGGCGGCAGACGGCCCGGCCAACGGCGCCAAGTCCGACGGCGACGCCGCCACCTGGCTGCCCGCCAACAACGCCTTCCGCTGCGAATACGTGGCACGCCAGACGGCGGTCAAGGCCGAATACCGGCTGTGGATGACCCAGGCCGAGCACGATGCCATCGCCACCGTCCTCTCCGGCTGCCCGGAGGAGCCGGTGCCGGTGCGGGCCGGCACCGCTGCGGTGTCCACCGGAGCTGGGGCTGGTTCGGCCGCAGACGAGGCCGCCGCTCCCGCAGCTCCGGCGCCTGCGGCCCCGGCGGCAGGGCCCGGCACCGGGTACGCCAACTGCGCGGCGGTCCGGGCCGCCGGCGCGGCACCCATCCGGGTGGGAGAGGCCGGCTGGGACCCGAAGTTCGACCGCGACGGCGACGGCGTGGGCTGCGAGTCCTGA
- a CDS encoding glycoside hydrolase family 15 protein — MSMSHPDRTDGYVDLRSYGAIGDGRTVALVALDGSIDWYPTPDLDSTPAFARLLDAENGGQIELRPVADFTVERAYVAGTNVLATTFTTGTGSVRVTDSLNTGVAGRLPWGELARRIEGLDGEVQMRWAVTPGSSFNTASPWVQQTVHGPVLQVQGTTIAVRGRDIGTEETSERDISGTFTARAGSRHLLAVISTHDEPLPLPDPDTIDDGVDRTIANWQDWSREFQYEGRWSDAVERSALALKLLLHSPTGAIAAAATTSLPENVHGGKNWDYRYAWVRDTAYTLHAMIRFGLREEVHAAVSGMLKSVREQGSDLKVFTRLNGSRAEDAEVLDMPGWRGIGPVVNGNDAAAQLQMGVFGDLFNIVQMYVDAGHVLDTGTGRYLADLADMACDVWQRRDSGMWELDEERHYTTSKLGCWHALSCASHLADLGQIPGNPERWRAEMERIRNWVDANCWSEERGSYVWYPGTDQLDASILLHAISGFDRGERMSSTLDALRGELGRGPLLYRFSGAEKEEGTFVACAFWMAAALDCVGRREEAATLMDELVPLANDVGLYTEMIAEEDSAFLGNFPQGLSHLALITAALTLGEERD, encoded by the coding sequence ATGAGCATGTCCCACCCGGACCGCACGGACGGCTACGTGGACCTGCGCTCCTACGGGGCAATCGGCGACGGACGGACCGTGGCCCTGGTGGCCCTGGACGGTTCCATCGACTGGTACCCCACCCCGGATCTGGACTCCACACCCGCCTTCGCCCGCCTCCTGGACGCGGAAAACGGCGGGCAGATTGAGCTGCGTCCAGTGGCGGACTTCACCGTGGAGCGCGCCTACGTGGCGGGCACCAACGTCCTGGCCACCACCTTCACCACCGGCACCGGCAGCGTGCGGGTCACCGACTCACTGAACACCGGCGTGGCCGGCCGGCTGCCGTGGGGTGAGCTGGCGCGGCGGATCGAGGGACTCGACGGCGAAGTCCAAATGCGCTGGGCCGTCACCCCGGGCAGCAGCTTCAACACCGCCTCCCCCTGGGTGCAGCAGACGGTGCACGGCCCGGTGCTGCAGGTGCAGGGCACCACCATTGCCGTCCGCGGCCGGGACATCGGCACGGAAGAAACGTCCGAGCGGGACATCAGCGGCACCTTCACCGCCCGGGCCGGCTCACGCCACCTGTTAGCCGTGATTTCCACCCACGACGAACCCCTGCCGCTGCCGGACCCGGACACCATCGACGACGGCGTGGACCGCACCATCGCCAACTGGCAGGACTGGTCCAGGGAGTTCCAGTACGAGGGCCGCTGGAGCGACGCGGTGGAACGCAGTGCTCTTGCCCTCAAACTGCTGCTGCACAGCCCCACCGGCGCGATTGCCGCTGCTGCCACCACGTCCCTGCCGGAGAACGTGCACGGCGGCAAAAACTGGGACTACCGGTACGCCTGGGTGCGGGACACGGCCTACACCCTGCACGCCATGATCCGCTTCGGGCTGCGCGAGGAAGTACACGCGGCGGTGTCCGGGATGCTCAAAAGCGTGCGGGAACAGGGCTCGGATCTGAAGGTGTTTACCCGGCTCAACGGCAGCCGTGCCGAGGACGCCGAGGTGCTGGATATGCCCGGCTGGCGCGGCATTGGACCGGTGGTCAACGGGAACGATGCCGCCGCTCAGCTGCAGATGGGCGTTTTCGGGGACCTGTTCAACATTGTCCAGATGTACGTGGACGCCGGGCATGTGCTGGACACCGGCACCGGCCGCTACCTGGCGGACCTCGCGGACATGGCCTGCGACGTCTGGCAGCGGCGCGATTCCGGAATGTGGGAACTGGACGAGGAGCGGCATTACACCACCTCCAAGCTGGGCTGCTGGCACGCGCTGAGCTGCGCTTCGCATCTGGCGGACCTGGGCCAGATTCCGGGTAACCCGGAACGCTGGCGGGCCGAGATGGAGCGGATCCGGAACTGGGTGGATGCCAACTGCTGGTCCGAGGAACGCGGCAGCTACGTCTGGTATCCCGGCACCGACCAGCTGGATGCCTCCATCCTGCTGCACGCCATCAGCGGGTTTGACCGGGGCGAGCGGATGTCCTCCACCCTGGATGCGCTGCGCGGTGAACTGGGCCGCGGTCCCCTGCTGTACCGGTTCAGCGGAGCCGAGAAGGAAGAAGGCACCTTTGTGGCCTGCGCCTTCTGGATGGCTGCGGCCCTGGACTGCGTCGGCCGCCGGGAGGAAGCCGCCACCCTGATGGATGAGCTGGTGCCGCTGGCCAACGATGTGGGCCTGTACACCGAGATGATCGCCGAAGAAGACTCCGCCTTCCTGGGCAACTTCCCTCAGGGCCTGTCCCATCTGGCCCTGATCACGGCTGCCCTGACGCTGGGCGAAGAAAGGGACTAG
- the gluQRS gene encoding tRNA glutamyl-Q(34) synthetase GluQRS: MPTSDAAGRFAPSPTGELHVGNLRTALLAWLFARSTGRRFLLRMEDLDRVRSGAEAAQLRDLAAVGLDWDGDIIRQSERLELYLEAIAELRADGLVYECFCTRREVAEAASAPHAPPGAYPGTCRHLTEEQRAVRRRERPAALRLRAQVPEFTVTDELHGNYTSAVDDLVLLRNDGVPSYNLAVVLDDALQGIDQVVRGDDLLSSAPRQAYLGSLLGLPPGRYAHVPLALNTAGQRLAKRDGAVTLPDLAAAGMDEDAARELILASLGLPGNLQAALAEFNPASLPRGPWIFTAGPNAGPTARLNP; encoded by the coding sequence GTGCCTACTTCCGACGCCGCCGGCCGCTTCGCCCCCAGCCCCACCGGGGAACTGCATGTAGGCAACCTGCGCACAGCCCTGCTGGCCTGGCTCTTCGCCCGCAGCACCGGCCGCCGGTTCCTGTTGCGGATGGAGGACCTGGACCGGGTCCGCTCCGGTGCCGAAGCAGCGCAGCTGCGTGACCTCGCCGCCGTCGGGCTGGACTGGGACGGGGACATCATCCGGCAGTCCGAACGGCTGGAGTTGTACCTGGAGGCAATCGCGGAACTGCGGGCAGACGGCCTGGTCTACGAGTGCTTCTGCACCCGCCGCGAAGTAGCCGAGGCCGCCTCCGCCCCGCACGCCCCGCCCGGCGCCTACCCCGGCACCTGCCGGCACCTCACAGAGGAACAACGCGCGGTACGACGGCGGGAGCGGCCCGCTGCGCTGCGCCTGCGCGCCCAGGTTCCCGAGTTCACCGTGACCGATGAGCTGCACGGCAACTACACCTCGGCCGTGGATGACCTGGTGCTGCTGCGCAACGACGGTGTGCCCTCCTACAACCTTGCCGTGGTGCTCGATGATGCGCTGCAGGGCATCGATCAGGTGGTGCGCGGTGATGACCTGCTCAGCTCTGCGCCCCGGCAGGCGTACCTCGGCTCGTTGCTCGGCCTGCCCCCGGGGCGTTACGCCCATGTGCCGCTGGCCCTGAATACCGCCGGGCAGCGGCTGGCCAAGCGCGACGGCGCCGTGACCCTTCCCGATTTGGCCGCCGCCGGCATGGACGAGGACGCCGCCCGTGAACTGATCCTGGCCTCCCTGGGCCTGCCCGGAAACCTCCAGGCGGCGCTGGCGGAGTTCAACCCGGCGAGCCTGCCCAGGGGACCCTGGATCTTCACCGCCGGGCCCAACGCCGGACCCACCGCCCGGCTGAATCCCTAG
- a CDS encoding amino acid permease — MALGSAIGTGLFYGSASAIQSAGPAVLLAYMIGGAAVFLVMRALGEMAVRHPVSGSFGHYASRYLGPFAGFITGWTFAFEMAIVAIADVTAFGIYMGFWFEDVPRWIWILAVVLLIAALNLMRVKVFGETEFWLSIVKVAAIIAMIVGGAAIVVFGLGLPDGANPGFETMLGSGGFFANGFWGLLASFSIVMFAFGGIETIGITAGEADNPKKAIPAAVNTVPVRILLFYVCALGILMMIFPWQDINGETSPFVQIFDSLGIPAAAHILNAVVITAAISAINSDIFGAGRVLYGLAQEGQAPSSFAKISRNGVPWMTVATMAVVLLAGVVLNALLPESLFTIIASIATFATVWVWLMILLSHIAMKRDIKRRSLPASEFGVPFWPVASYAALAFMAFIVVLLGIIPETRVALIVGAAWIVLLFAAYRLWVRGDGLKRAELADETGVPTSTTQTEGALTDRA, encoded by the coding sequence ATGGCGCTTGGTTCGGCCATCGGCACCGGCCTGTTCTACGGTTCGGCGTCCGCCATCCAGTCGGCCGGCCCGGCCGTGCTGCTGGCGTACATGATCGGCGGGGCGGCTGTGTTCTTGGTCATGCGCGCCCTGGGCGAGATGGCCGTCAGGCATCCGGTCTCCGGCTCGTTCGGCCACTACGCCAGCCGCTACCTGGGCCCGTTCGCCGGGTTCATTACCGGGTGGACGTTCGCCTTTGAAATGGCCATTGTCGCCATTGCAGATGTGACCGCGTTCGGCATTTACATGGGCTTCTGGTTCGAGGACGTGCCGCGGTGGATCTGGATCCTCGCGGTGGTGCTGCTGATCGCGGCACTGAATCTGATGCGGGTGAAGGTGTTCGGGGAAACCGAGTTCTGGCTATCCATCGTTAAGGTGGCGGCCATCATCGCGATGATTGTGGGCGGCGCGGCCATTGTGGTGTTCGGCTTGGGCCTGCCCGACGGCGCGAACCCGGGCTTTGAGACCATGCTCGGCTCGGGCGGGTTCTTCGCGAACGGATTTTGGGGCCTGCTGGCGTCCTTCTCCATTGTGATGTTCGCCTTCGGCGGCATTGAAACCATCGGCATCACCGCCGGCGAGGCGGATAACCCCAAGAAGGCCATCCCCGCCGCAGTGAACACCGTGCCGGTGCGCATCCTGCTCTTCTATGTGTGCGCGCTGGGCATCCTGATGATGATCTTCCCCTGGCAGGACATCAACGGTGAAACCAGCCCGTTTGTGCAGATCTTCGACTCACTCGGCATCCCGGCCGCCGCGCACATCCTTAACGCCGTGGTGATCACGGCCGCAATCTCAGCCATCAACTCCGACATCTTCGGTGCCGGCCGCGTCCTTTACGGCCTCGCACAGGAGGGCCAGGCGCCGTCGTCGTTCGCCAAAATCTCCCGGAACGGCGTGCCGTGGATGACCGTGGCCACCATGGCCGTGGTGCTGCTGGCCGGTGTGGTGCTCAACGCGCTGCTGCCCGAGTCGCTGTTCACCATCATCGCCTCGATCGCCACGTTCGCCACCGTGTGGGTGTGGCTGATGATCCTGCTCTCGCACATCGCGATGAAGCGGGACATCAAGCGCCGGAGCCTGCCCGCCTCGGAATTCGGGGTGCCGTTCTGGCCGGTTGCTTCCTACGCCGCACTGGCCTTTATGGCCTTCATTGTGGTGCTGCTGGGCATCATCCCGGAGACCCGGGTGGCCCTTATTGTGGGCGCCGCCTGGATTGTGCTGCTGTTCGCTGCCTACCGGCTGTGGGTGCGCGGCGACGGGCTCAAGCGCGCCGAACTCGCGGACGAGACCGGGGTGCCCACGTCCACCACCCAGACCGAGGGCGCACTCACGGACCGGGCGTAG